Proteins encoded within one genomic window of Glycine soja cultivar W05 chromosome 1, ASM419377v2, whole genome shotgun sequence:
- the LOC114409400 gene encoding transcription factor bHLH131-like → MAFIRQGMQHVRNYYNSDAQMIRGGFHQTFISRTYKTSFLKPRSKVEIKLLAAKKHSEAEKRRRMRINGQYETLRNILPNIIKKDKASVLAETIKQVKELKKKVSKLEQDSSSNPSKDVVKFPNGTDKLNLERCNNDEGIVKATLSCEDRLGLMSSISGALEQVKAKVVKAEIVSVGGRARSVLWVQGLGNDGTGTLKSKLRVAMQKPPKMQRFTQ, encoded by the exons ATGGCTTTCATTCGACAG GGCATGCAACATGTTCGAAATTACTATAACTCAGATGCTCAAATGATAAGAGGTGGCTTCCATCAGACATTCATATCTAGGACATACAAAACCAGTTTCTTGAAGCCGAGATCAAAGGTAGAGATCAAACTATTGGCTGCTAAGAAACACAGTGAAGCAGAAAAGAGACGTAGAATGAGAATCAATGGTCAATATGAAACCCTCCGAAATATCCTCCCCAACATAATCAAA AAGGACAAGGCATCAGTATTGGCAGAGACTATCAAGCAAGTGAAGGAGTTGAAGAAAAAAGTATCAAAACTGGAACAAGATAGTTCTAGTAATCCATCAAAGGATGTTGTTAAGTTTCCTAATGGAACAGATAAGTTGAATTTGGAAAGATGTAACAACGACGAGGGCATAGTGAAGGCCACGCTGAGTTGTGAGGATAGACTAGGATTGATGTCATCAATATCTGGGGCACTAGAGCAAGTGAAAGCCAAAGTGGTAAAGGCTGAGATAGTGAGTGTGGGAGGGAGAGCCAGAAGTGTGTTGTGGGTGCAAGGTCTTGGAAATGATGGTACGGGGACGCTCAAGAGCAAATTGAGGGTTGCAATGCAAAAGCCACCCAAGATGCAGCGTTTTACTCAGTAA
- the LOC114406356 gene encoding uncharacterized protein LOC114406356, which produces MDPLRGSEPENPIATCLSMLSLRRFSACRDFARRLPPSDSVPRVLAVADVLSAADFYSVLQLRPSDGGNRDLARRQYAKLALLLDPTNPDKLPFSDEALARVQDAWHVLSHPERRALHDREQNANLNPNPMTASFWTACPYCWGLFEYEKRYEDRALLCHVCGKAFQGVPVKPPTKTGDAVMEGEELRQYYSCEASVPLMCYEVMGNNVLGGQNAAQYVYISDDNDNNDGGFVRNEGLQGSGEKRRMRVKTVANKVAGNRTRRHR; this is translated from the coding sequence ATGGATCCGCTCAGAGGATCCGAACCCGAAAACCCTATTGCCACGTGTCTCTCCATGCTGTCCCTCCGCCGCTTCTCCGCGTGCCGCGACTTCGCCCGCCGCCTCCCCCCCTCCGACTCCGTCCCCCGCGTCCTAGCCGTCGCCGACGTCCTCTCCGCCGCCGACTTCTACTCCGTCCTACAGCTCCGCCCCTCCGACGGTGGCAACCGCGACCTCGCGCGGCGGCAGTACGCGAAGCTCGCGCTCCTCCTCGACCCAACGAACCCCGACAAGCTCCCGTTCTCCGACGAGGCCCTCGCACGTGTCCAGGATGCCTGGCACGTGCTCTCCCACCCCGAACGCCGCGCCCTCCACGACCGCGAGCAAAACGCAAACCTAAACCCGAACCCTATGACGGCGTCGTTTTGGACCGCGTGCCCCTACTGCTGGGGCCTCTTCGAGTACGAGAAGAGGTACGAGGATAGAGCGCTGCTGTGCCACGTCTGCGGGAAGGCCTTCCAGGGCGTGCCGGTGAAGCCGCCAACGAAGACGGGCGACGCCGTCATGGAGGGGGAGGAGCTCCGGCAGTACTACTCTTGTGAAGCTAGTGTGCCATTGATGTGTTACGAGGTTATGGGTAACAATGTATTGGGTGGACAAAATGCTGCACAATATGTCTACATTtctgatgataatgataataatgatgGAGGGTTTGTGAGAAATGAAGGGTTGCAAGGCAGTGGTGAGAAGAGGAGGATGAGGGTGAAGACCGTGGCGAACAAGGTTGCTGGGAACAGGACGAGAAGGCATCGATAG